A window of the Chryseobacterium arthrosphaerae genome harbors these coding sequences:
- a CDS encoding DeoR/GlpR family DNA-binding transcription regulator: MEKLIPRHDEILKELDEKGHVLVQDLCEKLNVSSVTIRKDLNYLESLGLLFRNHGGASKQVRYAYEKNVGEKENINVDAKQAIAKAALSLIQENDCIILASGTTMHYLARMLMNFGPLTVLTSSLRVAIELCNNPNINVIQLGGEVRKSSTSIVGSISEGILKQFSCNKLFLGVDGIDLEFGISTSNAAEAHLNQVMIECSDKTVVLADSSKLNKKGFGKIASLDQVDYLITDDGITVEDQMKLEEIGVNVMK; encoded by the coding sequence ATGGAAAAGCTAATTCCAAGGCATGATGAAATATTGAAAGAGCTGGATGAAAAAGGTCATGTTCTTGTTCAGGATTTGTGTGAAAAATTAAATGTTTCTTCGGTTACGATACGAAAGGATCTGAACTATCTCGAAAGTCTGGGGCTTCTTTTCAGAAATCATGGAGGAGCAAGTAAGCAGGTGAGGTATGCTTATGAAAAAAATGTAGGGGAAAAAGAAAATATCAATGTAGATGCAAAACAGGCCATTGCTAAGGCTGCTCTTTCGTTGATTCAGGAGAATGACTGTATCATACTGGCGTCGGGAACTACGATGCACTATCTGGCAAGAATGCTGATGAACTTTGGGCCGCTTACCGTTCTGACATCTTCTTTGAGGGTCGCTATTGAACTTTGCAATAATCCGAATATTAATGTTATTCAGCTGGGTGGGGAGGTGAGAAAAAGCTCCACTTCCATTGTAGGATCCATTTCTGAAGGCATTCTGAAGCAGTTCTCATGCAATAAACTTTTTCTGGGAGTGGACGGTATCGATCTTGAATTTGGAATCAGTACTTCCAACGCTGCGGAGGCGCATCTTAACCAGGTGATGATTGAATGTTCGGATAAAACCGTAGTTCTTGCAGATTCTTCCAAATTGAACAAAAAAGGTTTCGGGAAAATTGCTTCACTGGATCAGGTGGATTATCTGATTACGGATGATGGTATCACGGTTGAAGATCAGATGAAGCTTGAAGAAATTGGAGTTAACGTGATGAAATGA
- a CDS encoding GLPGLI family protein, producing the protein MQKLGIIFLSLLLGVYVSGQKAVNLDVVKSQYIYLLTSQRDSLDKENIGQEYFILQRGKQKSQFMSLNSYKRDSITTDLINNRSSVANLNLGNIPKTDFAFRIIKDQSKNTVEFYDKIIRADFLYEESPGFKWRITDQKKKMGNLNCQAALLTYAGRNYKAWFTNDIPVSDGPYKFYGLPGLIVEMEDDKKHYKFELISYKNLADEKPLWISERRLGGKKIAKAEYYKALKNSQDNIILEMSKSGFNLSPDAENQVKEKLKKRNNPIELVP; encoded by the coding sequence ATGCAGAAACTTGGAATAATATTTTTGTCTTTATTGCTTGGTGTTTATGTGAGTGGTCAGAAAGCGGTTAATTTAGATGTGGTGAAATCCCAGTATATCTACTTGCTGACAAGTCAGCGGGACTCATTGGATAAGGAAAACATCGGGCAGGAATATTTTATATTGCAAAGGGGGAAGCAGAAGTCACAGTTTATGAGTTTGAATTCTTATAAACGGGATTCTATTACAACAGACCTGATCAATAACAGGTCTTCGGTTGCTAACCTGAACCTGGGAAATATTCCGAAGACAGACTTTGCTTTCAGAATTATTAAAGATCAGAGTAAGAATACAGTAGAATTTTATGATAAAATAATAAGGGCCGATTTTTTATACGAAGAAAGTCCGGGATTTAAATGGAGGATCACTGATCAAAAGAAGAAGATGGGCAATCTCAACTGTCAGGCGGCGCTACTCACCTATGCAGGCCGTAATTATAAAGCCTGGTTTACGAATGATATTCCGGTTTCAGATGGTCCTTATAAGTTTTACGGGCTGCCGGGGCTGATTGTGGAGATGGAGGACGACAAAAAACATTATAAATTTGAACTGATCAGTTATAAAAATCTGGCTGACGAAAAACCATTGTGGATCTCGGAAAGAAGGCTTGGTGGTAAAAAGATTGCCAAAGCAGAGTACTATAAGGCATTAAAGAACAGTCAGGACAATATTATCCTTGAAATGTCCAAGAGTGGTTTTAATCTTAGCCCTGATGCCGAGAATCAGGTAAAAGAGAAATTGAAAAAACGTAATAATCCTATAGAACTGGTTCCGTAA